The sequence CTGTACAGGGTCGGCCTGGGGTTCTAGCAGCTGGCACGGACCCCCACCCTGGAGTGAAAGATGCCTGAGCAGAGTAACGACTACCGCGTGGTGGTGTTTGGTGCAGGCGGTGTGGGCAAGAGCTCGCTGGTGCTGCGCTTCGTGAAGGGCACGTTCCGAGACACCTACATCCCCACCATTGAGGACACCTACCGGCAGGTGATCAGCTGCGACAAGAGCGTGTGCACGCTGCAGATCACCGACACCACAGGCAGCCACCAGTTCCCAGCCATGCAGCGGCTGTCCATCTCCAAGGGCCATGCCTTCATCCTGGTCTTCTCCGTCACCAGCAAGCAGTCGCTGGAGGAGCTGGGGCCCATCTACCAGCTCATCGTGCAGATCAAGGGCAGCGTGGAGGACATCCCCGTCATGCTGGTGGGCAACAAGTGTGACGAGACACAGCGGGAGGTGGACACC comes from Rhinolophus ferrumequinum isolate MPI-CBG mRhiFer1 chromosome 18, mRhiFer1_v1.p, whole genome shotgun sequence and encodes:
- the DIRAS1 gene encoding GTP-binding protein Di-Ras1, encoding MPEQSNDYRVVVFGAGGVGKSSLVLRFVKGTFRDTYIPTIEDTYRQVISCDKSVCTLQITDTTGSHQFPAMQRLSISKGHAFILVFSVTSKQSLEELGPIYQLIVQIKGSVEDIPVMLVGNKCDETQREVDTREAQAVAQEWKCAFMETSAKMNYNVKELFQELLTLETRRNMSLNIDGKHSSKQKRTDGIKGKCVLM